A window from Mus caroli chromosome 2, CAROLI_EIJ_v1.1, whole genome shotgun sequence encodes these proteins:
- the LOC110290117 gene encoding olfactory receptor 1052-like, whose amino-acid sequence MRVWNHTGVKEFMLLGLTENPNCQVPLFLLFSIVYLIILAGNWGMIILIWLNAHLHTPMYFFLSNLSFCDICYSTVIAPKMLIDFLSEHKSSTFFGCVLQSFFFAVYVTTEGILLSMMAYDRYVTIANPLMYTVIMTHSICSQMVLACYLGGLINSLTHTIGLLRLDFCGPNIVNHFSCDIPPLLKLSCSDAHINEMLLLIFSGVIAIFTFIIVMVSYIHIIIAILRIRSAEGRRKAFSTCASHLTAVILFYGSVTFSYIQPSSQYSMEQEKVSAVFYTLVIPMLNPLIYSLRNKDVKEAAKKFIGRERRTS is encoded by the coding sequence ATGAGAGTTTGGAATCATACAGGTGTCAAGGAATTCATGCTCCTTGGCTTAACAGAAAATCCTAATTGTCAGGTTCCTCTCTTTTTGCTTTTCAGTATAGTGTATCTCATCATACTTGCGGGTAATTGGGGGATGATTATCTTGATCTGGCTGAATGCCCACCTTCATACACCAATGTACTTCTTTCTTAGTAACCTCTCTTTTTGTGACATCTGCTACTCTACTGTCATTGCTCCTAAAATGCTCATCGATTTTCTCTCAGAACACAAGTCTAGCACATTCTTTGGCTGTGTTCTTCAGAGTTTCTTTTTTGCAGTATACGTAACTACAGAAGGTATTCTTCTGTCTATGATGGCTTATGATCGTTATGTGACAATCGCAAACCCATTAATGTATACAGTTATTATGACCCACAGCATCTGCAGTCAGATGGTTCTTGCATGTTACTTGGGTGGCCTCATTAATTCCCTGACTCACACAATAGGTTTACTCAGACTGGACTTTTGTGGTCCCAACATTGTGAATCACTTCTCCTGTGACATCCCTCCTCTTTTGAAGCTTTCATGTTCTGATGCACACATCAATGAGATGCTGCTTTTGATCTTCTCTGGAGTGATAGCTATTTTCACTTTCATCATTGTCATGGTGTCCTATATCCACATTATCATTGCCATCCTGAGAATCCGTTCAGCTGAGGGAAGGCGCAAAGCCTTCTCCACTTGTGCTTCACACCTGACAGCTGTGATATTATTTTATGGTTCTGTGACATTTAGTTATATCCAGCCCAGTTCTCAGTACTCCATGGAACAGGAAAAAGTCTCTGCTGTGTTTTACACCTTAGTCATCCCCATGCTAAATCCTCTAATTTACAGTCTGAGGAACAAAGATGTGAAAGAAGCAGCCAAGAAGTTCATTGGTAGGGAGAGGAGAACCTCTTGA